From the Solanum lycopersicum chromosome 10, SLM_r2.1 genome, one window contains:
- the LOC101265787 gene encoding lignin-forming anionic peroxidase-like, producing the protein MASSYSFVFLHVLVIFCLAHTAFSDLSDDFYDDICPQALPTIRRVVEDAISQERRMGTSLLRLHFHDCFVNGCDASIPLDQTATIDSEKTALANNNSARGFEVIDRIKSEVDKVCGRPVISCADILAVAACDSVVALHGPTWEVELGRRDSTTASRTIADNDIPTPFRDLSTLVDNFKKQGLDEEDLVALSALD; encoded by the exons ATGGCTTCAAGTTATAGCTTCGTATTTCTTCATGTGTTAGTCATATTTTGTCTAGCACACACGGCTTTTTCGGATTTATCAGATGATTTCTACGATGATATTTGTCCCCAAGCTTTACCAACCATTAGACGGGTTGTTGAGGATGCAATCAGCCAAGAGAGGCGTATGGGCACCTCTTTGCTACGTTTACATTTTCACGATTGTTTTGTTAAC GGTTGTGACGCTTCAATTCCTCTTGATCAAACGGCTACTATTGATAGTGAGAAGACTGCTCTTGCTAATAACAATTCTGCTAGAGGATTTGAGGTGATCGATAGAATCAAATCAGAGGTTGATAAAGTTTGTGGACGTCCAGTTATATCTTGTGCGGACATATTGGCTGTTGCAGCTTGTGACTCTGTTGTTGCT TTACATGGACCAACATGGGAAGTGGAACTAGGAAGAAGGGATTCTACTACTGCAAGTAGAACCATTGCTGACAATGACATTCCAACACCGTTCAGGGACTTATCTACACTTGTCGACAACTTTAAGAAGCAAGGTTTGGATGAGGAAGACCTCGTTGCTCTCTCCG CGttagattga
- the LOC101267363 gene encoding non-specific lipid-transfer protein 2-like, producing MGGKIACFVVLCMLMVVPYASGAFSCGQVQAGVVKCLPYLQNRGPVGQCCDVVKGLITSAKTTQDRRTACSCLKSAASIIKGIDMSKAASLPAMCGVKSPFKISLSTDCTKVQ from the exons atgggTGGGAAAATTGCATGCTTTGTGGTTTTGTGCATGTTGATGGTTGTACCGTATGCATCTGGGGCGTTTAGCTGCGGTCAAGTTCAAGCCGGTGTGGTTAAGTGTCTCCCTTATTTGCAGAATCGCGGCCCCGTGGGACAGTGTTGTGATGTTGTTAAAGGTCTCATTACCTCTGCTAAGACAACACAGGATCGTAGGACTGCATGCTCTTGCCTTAAATCAGCTGCTTCTATTATTAAAGGCATTGATATGAGCAAAGCTGCTAGTCTCCCTGCTATGTGTGGTGTCAAAAGTCCCTTCAAGATTAGCCTCTCTACTGACTGCACTAA GGTCCAGTGA
- the LOC101266879 gene encoding non-specific lipid-transfer protein 2, protein MFVKIACLVVLCMLITNAPHAKAVTCGQIQVGVVNCLPYLQNRGPIGGCCGVIKDLLKLCKTPHERRKSCKCVKKAANTIKGIDFGKAAGLSGVCGVKIPFEISPSVDCSKVK, encoded by the exons atgtttGTCAAGATTGCTTGTTTGGTGGTTTTATGCATGTTGATTACAAATGCACCCCATGCAAAGGCAGTGACTTGTGGCCAAATTCAGGTTGGGGTAGTGAATTGCCTTCCTTATTTGCAGAACCGTGGGCCAATAGGAGGCTGTTGTGGTGTCATTAAAGATTTGCTTAAGCTTTGTAAGACACCACATGAACGTAGAAAATCATGTAAGTGTGTCAAAAAAGCTGCTAATACTATTAAAGGCATTGATTTTGGTAAAGCTGCTGGTCTTTCTGGAGTTTGTGGTGTCAAGATTCCTTTTGAGATCAGCCCCTCTGTTGACTGCTCCAA GGTGAAGTGA